A genome region from Hevea brasiliensis isolate MT/VB/25A 57/8 chromosome 9, ASM3005281v1, whole genome shotgun sequence includes the following:
- the LOC110636763 gene encoding protein CRABS CLAW-like isoform X2 produces the protein MNLEEKATMDLVPPSEHLCYVRCNFCNTVLAVGIPCKRLLDTVTVKCGHCSNLSFLSTRPPLQGQCLDHQLILQKQDFFSDLRKGQSSSSSSCTSGEPLSPKAPFVVKPPEKKHRLPSAYNRFMKEEIQRIKAANPEIPHREAFSTAAKNWARYIPNSAPGSVSGRSNSD, from the exons ATGAACCTAGAAGAGAAGGCGACCATGGACTTGGTTCCACCATCTGAGCATCTCTGCTATGTCCGCTGCAACTTCTGCAACACTGTTCTTGCG GTTGGGATTCCATGTAAGCGGTTGTTGGATACTGTGACAGTGAAATGTGGGCACTGCAGTAACCTATCCTTTCTCAGCACCAGACCTCCTCTCCAAGGTCAATGCCTTGATCACCAATTGATTCTTCAG AAACAGGATTTCTTCAGCGATTTGAGAAAGGGCCAGTCTTCATCATCATCCTCATGCACATCAGGCGAGCCATTGTCACCAAAAGCACCCTTTGTGGTGAAAC CACCTGAGAAGAAACACAGACTTCCATCTGCTTACAACCGATTTATGAA GGAGGAGATACAGCGCATCAAAGCAGCAAATCCTGAGATACCACACAGGGAAGCATTCAGCACAGCAGCAAAAAAT TGGGCTAGGTACATTCCAAACTCAGCACCTGGATCAGTTTCTGGGAGAAGCAACAGT GATTAA
- the LOC110636763 gene encoding protein CRABS CLAW-like isoform X3 encodes MNLEEKATMDLVPPSEHLCYVRCNFCNTVLAVGIPCKRLLDTVTVKCGHCSNLSFLSTRPPLQGQCLDHQLILQDFFSDLRKGQSSSSSSCTSGEPLSPKAPFVVKPPEKKHRLPSAYNRFMKEEIQRIKAANPEIPHREAFSTAAKNWARYIPNSAPGSVSGRSNSD; translated from the exons ATGAACCTAGAAGAGAAGGCGACCATGGACTTGGTTCCACCATCTGAGCATCTCTGCTATGTCCGCTGCAACTTCTGCAACACTGTTCTTGCG GTTGGGATTCCATGTAAGCGGTTGTTGGATACTGTGACAGTGAAATGTGGGCACTGCAGTAACCTATCCTTTCTCAGCACCAGACCTCCTCTCCAAGGTCAATGCCTTGATCACCAATTGATTCTTCAG GATTTCTTCAGCGATTTGAGAAAGGGCCAGTCTTCATCATCATCCTCATGCACATCAGGCGAGCCATTGTCACCAAAAGCACCCTTTGTGGTGAAAC CACCTGAGAAGAAACACAGACTTCCATCTGCTTACAACCGATTTATGAA GGAGGAGATACAGCGCATCAAAGCAGCAAATCCTGAGATACCACACAGGGAAGCATTCAGCACAGCAGCAAAAAAT TGGGCTAGGTACATTCCAAACTCAGCACCTGGATCAGTTTCTGGGAGAAGCAACAGT GATTAA
- the LOC110636763 gene encoding protein CRABS CLAW-like isoform X1 — protein MNLEEKATMDLVPPSEHLCYVRCNFCNTVLAVGIPCKRLLDTVTVKCGHCSNLSFLSTRPPLQGQCLDHQLILQKKQDFFSDLRKGQSSSSSSCTSGEPLSPKAPFVVKPPEKKHRLPSAYNRFMKEEIQRIKAANPEIPHREAFSTAAKNWARYIPNSAPGSVSGRSNSD, from the exons ATGAACCTAGAAGAGAAGGCGACCATGGACTTGGTTCCACCATCTGAGCATCTCTGCTATGTCCGCTGCAACTTCTGCAACACTGTTCTTGCG GTTGGGATTCCATGTAAGCGGTTGTTGGATACTGTGACAGTGAAATGTGGGCACTGCAGTAACCTATCCTTTCTCAGCACCAGACCTCCTCTCCAAGGTCAATGCCTTGATCACCAATTGATTCTTCAG AAGAAACAGGATTTCTTCAGCGATTTGAGAAAGGGCCAGTCTTCATCATCATCCTCATGCACATCAGGCGAGCCATTGTCACCAAAAGCACCCTTTGTGGTGAAAC CACCTGAGAAGAAACACAGACTTCCATCTGCTTACAACCGATTTATGAA GGAGGAGATACAGCGCATCAAAGCAGCAAATCCTGAGATACCACACAGGGAAGCATTCAGCACAGCAGCAAAAAAT TGGGCTAGGTACATTCCAAACTCAGCACCTGGATCAGTTTCTGGGAGAAGCAACAGT GATTAA